A DNA window from Bacteroidota bacterium contains the following coding sequences:
- a CDS encoding STAS domain-containing protein, translating to MAVRTSSLTGGIGLIEVKGALTGGEETDEVRRAVAGFIDREYSKLIVDLSGVTFVNSAGIGVLVGAHTTYTRKGWHIKLTGVNKNIDSVFVITKLSLVFDVHDTIDEAQKSFT from the coding sequence ATCGTCGCTTACCGGCGGCATCGGTTTAATTGAGGTCAAAGGCGCTTTGACCGGGGGAGAAGAAACGGACGAAGTACGCCGTGCAGTTGCCGGCTTCATCGACCGTGAATACAGCAAGTTGATTGTCGATCTCAGCGGCGTCACATTCGTGAACAGTGCGGGAATCGGCGTCCTTGTGGGGGCTCATACAACATACACCCGCAAAGGCTGGCACATCAAACTCACCGGCGTGAACAAGAATATCGACAGCGTGTTCGTCATTACAAAGCTCTCTCTGGTGTTCGATGTTCACGATACGATAGACGAAGCGCAGAAGAGTTTCACATAA
- a CDS encoding PP2C family protein-serine/threonine phosphatase codes for MSNPDMVQFHALHEENRRLRRAVEELSILNDLAGAISASLNSQEIMQTIVRRSLRALNAEQGLVTLVEEQADSSMKTLIRANVSSSAHEEFHVNHALVGWMQLNKKPLLLNEPHNDQRFRGVKWDLSVKTLLCVPMMNKGALKGVLTVFNKKDGKNFSDEDQRLLTIIAAQSAQVIENARLNEREKAAEAERIALEAENVRKTKELEDARTLQLSMLPGEIPQLPDYDIAVYIRTATEVGGDYYDFSVAPDGDSLDVALGDATGHGMQAGTVVTLMKGLFALEASRTDIQSFFNHCSRAIKQIRLGRMLMGFLLVRLRGNNLRLANAGMPPVFLYRKETGCVEEIQLKGMPLGAMRDFSYPVHETPFEVGDTLLLLSDGLPEQKNSRGEMFDYGRVQEILAGTAAESSDTIINRLVAAWESWMTGAAQEDDMTCIVIRKK; via the coding sequence ATGTCTAATCCGGACATGGTGCAGTTCCATGCTCTTCATGAAGAGAACCGCCGTCTCCGTCGCGCTGTCGAAGAGCTTTCCATTCTCAACGACCTTGCCGGGGCAATCAGTGCGTCGCTCAACTCGCAGGAAATCATGCAGACGATTGTCCGGCGTTCGCTTCGCGCATTGAATGCCGAACAGGGCCTCGTGACACTTGTTGAAGAGCAGGCGGACAGTTCCATGAAGACGCTCATCCGCGCGAACGTCAGTTCTTCCGCTCACGAAGAATTCCACGTCAACCATGCTCTTGTCGGCTGGATGCAGTTGAATAAAAAGCCGCTCCTGCTCAACGAGCCGCACAACGATCAACGCTTCCGCGGCGTGAAGTGGGATCTGTCTGTAAAAACTCTCCTGTGCGTTCCGATGATGAACAAAGGCGCGCTGAAAGGTGTGTTGACCGTCTTCAACAAAAAGGACGGGAAGAACTTTTCGGATGAGGATCAACGGCTGTTGACCATTATCGCGGCGCAATCGGCTCAAGTTATTGAGAATGCGCGGCTGAATGAACGCGAAAAAGCGGCGGAAGCGGAAAGGATTGCCCTCGAAGCCGAAAACGTCCGCAAGACAAAGGAACTTGAAGATGCCCGCACGCTGCAACTCTCGATGCTGCCGGGAGAAATCCCGCAACTCCCCGATTATGATATTGCGGTGTACATTCGAACGGCAACAGAAGTGGGCGGCGACTACTATGATTTCAGCGTTGCCCCCGACGGCGATTCTTTGGATGTCGCCCTTGGCGATGCAACAGGTCACGGCATGCAGGCCGGCACCGTTGTGACGCTGATGAAAGGCCTGTTTGCGCTCGAAGCCTCCCGTACGGACATTCAGAGCTTCTTCAATCATTGCAGCCGCGCCATCAAGCAGATCAGGTTGGGGAGAATGCTGATGGGATTTCTGCTCGTCCGGCTGAGGGGTAACAACCTCCGGCTTGCAAATGCCGGCATGCCGCCGGTGTTTCTCTATAGGAAGGAAACCGGCTGCGTTGAAGAAATCCAGCTCAAAGGAATGCCGCTCGGGGCGATGAGAGATTTCTCTTACCCGGTGCACGAAACTCCATTTGAGGTCGGCGACACGCTTCTGCTTCTGAGCGACGGTCTTCCCGAACAGAAGAATAGTCGGGGCGAGATGTTCGACTACGGCAGGGTGCAGGAGATACTTGCCGGGACGGCTGCCGAATCATCCGATACGATCATCAACCGGCTTGTTGCCGCCTGGGAGTCATGGATGACCGGAGCGGCACAAGAGGATGATATGACTTGTATCGTCATCCGGAAGAAGTAA